One window from the genome of Streptomyces cadmiisoli encodes:
- a CDS encoding carbohydrate ABC transporter permease produces the protein MSVVDRTRPRERPATAGSPTRPRLTDEHGRRVRAWELALRYVLLLAVLALTVGPFLWQLSTSLKGPTEDIFSSPPKFLPGDPTLHNYERVADTIPVWDYALNSLKVATANVVTNCVGSALAGYALARLRYRGRRAATLAFVLAMLVPVEGIIIAQFTTMRELGLNNTLVGVVLPGCVAALNVLLMRNAFLNLPYEIEEAAFVDGADVWQRFWRIALPSVRGTLAVVAIFAFMGAWDDFLWPLIVLSDPSRFTLTIGLNYLHGTFANDERLVAAGTIIAVAPLILLFACLQRYFFRGVGEGAVKG, from the coding sequence ATGAGCGTCGTCGACCGGACACGTCCCCGCGAGCGGCCGGCGACCGCCGGCTCCCCGACCCGCCCCCGTCTCACCGACGAGCACGGCCGCCGGGTACGGGCCTGGGAGCTCGCCCTGCGCTATGTGCTGCTGCTCGCCGTACTGGCCCTGACCGTCGGCCCGTTCCTGTGGCAGCTGTCGACCTCGCTCAAGGGCCCCACCGAGGACATCTTCAGCTCCCCGCCGAAGTTCCTCCCGGGCGATCCGACCCTGCACAACTACGAGCGGGTCGCCGACACCATCCCCGTCTGGGACTACGCCCTCAACTCCCTGAAGGTCGCCACGGCCAACGTCGTCACCAACTGCGTCGGCTCGGCCCTCGCCGGCTACGCCCTCGCCCGGCTGCGCTACCGCGGGCGCCGCGCCGCCACCCTCGCCTTCGTGCTCGCGATGCTCGTACCGGTGGAGGGCATCATCATCGCCCAGTTCACCACCATGCGGGAGCTCGGCCTGAACAACACCCTCGTCGGGGTGGTCCTGCCGGGCTGTGTCGCCGCGCTGAACGTGCTGCTGATGCGCAACGCCTTCCTCAACCTGCCGTACGAGATCGAGGAGGCCGCCTTCGTGGACGGTGCCGACGTCTGGCAGCGGTTCTGGCGGATCGCACTGCCCTCGGTCAGGGGCACCCTGGCGGTCGTCGCGATCTTCGCGTTCATGGGGGCCTGGGACGACTTCCTGTGGCCGCTGATCGTGCTGAGCGACCCGTCCAGGTTCACGCTGACGATCGGGCTCAACTATCTGCACGGCACCTTCGCCAACGACGAGCGCCTGGTCGCGGCGGGCACGATCATCGCCGTCGCGCCGCTGATCCTGCTCTTCGCCTGTCTCCAGCGGTACTTCTTCCGCGGGGTCGGCGAGGGCGCCGTCAAGGGCTGA
- a CDS encoding carbohydrate ABC transporter permease, whose protein sequence is MAGSTVTRVRRQLPTSPWLFAAPGLVIAGAFVLYPFVSTVVNAFTDRRTLVPGDFVGLANFRELLHDDMFWIGLRNSTLYVLGVVPALVILPLLLALLVQKNIPGVTFFRSAFYTPVVASIVVVGLIWVWLLDERGLVNSLLETVGAGRVGFLSDQWLLLLSAMTVTVWKGLGYYMIIYLAALANVPRELHEAAAVDGAGPVRRFLSVTVPAVRSTMVLVAALSSVAAFKVFSEVYLLAGPSGGPAGEDTTLVMLVQRTGTGLSGRVGYASAISVVVFVVTVALMLLVLRADRREDS, encoded by the coding sequence ATGGCCGGCTCCACCGTCACGCGCGTACGACGTCAACTGCCCACGAGTCCCTGGCTGTTCGCCGCCCCCGGGCTCGTGATCGCCGGCGCCTTCGTGCTGTATCCGTTCGTCTCCACCGTCGTCAACGCCTTCACCGACCGGCGCACCCTGGTCCCGGGCGACTTCGTGGGCCTCGCCAACTTCCGCGAGCTGCTGCACGACGACATGTTCTGGATCGGTCTGCGCAACAGCACGCTCTACGTCCTCGGGGTCGTGCCCGCCCTGGTGATCCTGCCGCTGCTGCTGGCGCTGCTGGTGCAGAAGAACATCCCCGGCGTCACGTTCTTCCGCTCCGCCTTCTACACCCCCGTGGTCGCCTCGATCGTCGTGGTCGGGCTGATCTGGGTGTGGCTGCTCGACGAACGCGGGCTGGTGAACTCCCTGCTGGAGACGGTCGGGGCCGGCCGGGTCGGCTTCCTCAGCGACCAGTGGCTGCTCCTGCTGAGCGCCATGACCGTCACGGTCTGGAAGGGCCTCGGCTACTACATGATCATTTATCTGGCGGCGCTCGCCAACGTGCCGCGCGAACTCCACGAGGCCGCCGCGGTCGACGGCGCCGGACCGGTGCGCCGCTTCCTGTCCGTCACCGTGCCCGCCGTCCGCTCGACCATGGTCCTGGTCGCCGCGCTCTCCTCGGTCGCCGCGTTCAAGGTGTTCTCCGAGGTGTACCTGCTGGCCGGACCCAGCGGCGGGCCGGCCGGCGAGGACACCACCCTCGTCATGCTCGTGCAGCGCACCGGCACCGGACTGTCCGGCCGCGTCGGCTACGCCTCGGCCATCTCCGTCGTCGTCTTCGTGGTGACGGTCGCCCTGATGCTGCTCGTACTGCGCGCCGACCGCAGGGAGGACTCATGA
- a CDS encoding ABC transporter substrate-binding protein, giving the protein MRISRRVLAAAAAAVVVLPLSACGSGDGGGGSTDASGRIQGDITFQTWNLRANFKGYFEDLIAEFEKKHPGTDVKWIDQPAEGYADKISADAAGGTLPDVVNVSPDLVAPLAEAGLALDLDKAAGQYEKEYLPGAWAGHRIPGMSGTYAFPWYLNTGPLFYNKSLFEEAGLDAGRPPRTYDDLFDAALRMAESSDGKVATLANVPTVEDFGRYGVPLMNKEGTAFTFNDAKGVELLAEYKELYDAKALDPQALTATPESSGKKFLTEAVAMNPGSALDLGNFKKQAPNLYKNIGITDQITSTGHVNMYVMGVMVNSRSRQKPAAVAFAHFVTDAEHQMSFAKKVAIFPSTAGSLDDPYFTEEDGTDETRVRVAAAQSLKTAVNYTPVLFSEQMKTELRNAVARALQGKESPQEALDNAVKACDRLLQQQG; this is encoded by the coding sequence GTGCGCATCTCCCGCAGAGTTCTGGCCGCCGCTGCCGCCGCCGTAGTCGTCCTGCCGCTGAGTGCCTGCGGCTCCGGGGACGGGGGCGGCGGATCCACCGACGCCTCCGGCAGGATCCAGGGCGACATCACCTTCCAGACCTGGAACCTCAGGGCCAACTTCAAGGGGTACTTCGAGGACCTGATCGCCGAGTTCGAGAAGAAGCACCCCGGCACCGACGTGAAGTGGATCGACCAGCCGGCCGAGGGCTACGCCGACAAGATCAGCGCCGACGCGGCGGGCGGCACGCTGCCCGACGTCGTCAACGTCTCGCCGGACCTCGTCGCGCCGCTGGCCGAGGCGGGCCTCGCCCTGGACCTGGACAAGGCCGCCGGGCAGTACGAGAAGGAGTACCTGCCGGGCGCCTGGGCCGGCCATCGGATACCGGGCATGTCGGGCACGTACGCCTTCCCCTGGTACCTGAACACCGGGCCGCTGTTCTACAACAAGTCCCTCTTCGAGGAGGCCGGCCTCGACGCCGGCCGGCCGCCGCGGACCTACGACGATCTCTTCGACGCCGCCCTGCGGATGGCCGAGAGCAGCGACGGCAAGGTCGCCACCCTCGCCAACGTGCCGACCGTCGAGGACTTCGGCCGCTACGGCGTGCCCCTGATGAACAAGGAGGGCACCGCCTTCACGTTCAACGACGCCAAGGGTGTCGAACTCCTCGCCGAGTACAAGGAGTTGTACGACGCCAAGGCGCTCGACCCGCAGGCGCTCACCGCGACGCCCGAGTCGTCCGGCAAGAAGTTCCTCACCGAGGCCGTCGCCATGAACCCCGGCAGCGCCCTGGACCTCGGCAACTTCAAGAAGCAGGCGCCGAACCTGTACAAGAACATCGGCATCACCGACCAGATCACCAGCACCGGCCACGTCAACATGTACGTGATGGGCGTGATGGTCAACTCCCGGTCCCGGCAGAAGCCCGCCGCCGTGGCCTTCGCCCACTTCGTCACCGACGCCGAGCACCAGATGTCGTTCGCGAAGAAGGTCGCCATCTTCCCGAGCACCGCGGGTTCGCTCGACGACCCGTACTTCACCGAGGAGGACGGCACCGACGAGACCCGGGTCCGGGTGGCCGCCGCCCAGTCGCTGAAGACCGCCGTCAACTACACGCCGGTGCTGTTCAGCGAGCAGATGAAGACCGAGCTGCGCAACGCCGTCGCCCGGGCGCTCCAGGGCAAGGAGAGCCCGCAGGAAGCCCTTGACAACGCTGTCAAGGCTTGCGACCGGCTCCTCCAGCAGCAGGGCTGA
- a CDS encoding LacI family DNA-binding transcriptional regulator yields the protein MKDIARRAGVSESAVSFALNGRPGVSEVTRARVRRVAEQLGWRPSTAARALSGEGAATVGFVLARPAHTLGVDSFFLQLVSGIQEVLAERHLGLLFQVAQDVADECAVYRRWWAEHRVDGVLVVDLRTEDPRPDLLDELGLPAVVIGGAPDERHPGLSTVWADDGGAMTSVVGELHALGHRRIVHIAGLAGLAHTERRIRTLRAEAERRGLTEVRSVTTDYSDAESTAVTRRVLAAAAPPTALIYDNDVMAVAGVAAAAELGYSVPADVSVVAWEDSALCRMVRPWLSALSRDSVEFGRTAATELTALLDGGPARTVRVPVPQLIERESTGRARRD from the coding sequence ATGAAGGACATCGCGCGGCGCGCCGGGGTATCCGAGAGCGCGGTGTCGTTCGCGCTCAACGGCAGGCCCGGGGTCTCCGAGGTCACCCGCGCGCGGGTGCGGCGCGTCGCCGAGCAGTTGGGCTGGCGGCCCAGCACGGCGGCCCGCGCGCTGTCCGGCGAGGGGGCCGCGACGGTGGGGTTCGTGCTGGCGCGGCCCGCGCACACGCTGGGGGTGGACTCCTTCTTCCTGCAACTGGTGTCGGGCATCCAGGAGGTGCTGGCGGAGCGTCATCTCGGCCTGCTGTTCCAGGTCGCGCAGGACGTCGCCGACGAGTGCGCGGTGTACCGGCGCTGGTGGGCCGAGCACCGGGTGGACGGTGTCCTGGTCGTCGACCTGCGCACCGAGGATCCCCGCCCGGACCTCCTCGACGAACTCGGTCTGCCCGCCGTGGTGATCGGCGGCGCGCCGGACGAGCGCCATCCCGGTCTGTCCACGGTGTGGGCGGACGACGGCGGGGCGATGACCTCGGTCGTGGGCGAGTTGCACGCCCTGGGCCACCGGCGCATCGTGCACATCGCCGGACTGGCGGGGCTCGCGCACACCGAGCGGCGCATCCGCACCCTGCGCGCCGAGGCGGAACGGCGCGGGCTGACCGAGGTGCGGTCGGTGACCACCGACTACTCGGACGCGGAGAGCACCGCGGTGACCCGCCGGGTGCTGGCCGCCGCGGCTCCCCCGACCGCCCTGATCTACGACAACGACGTGATGGCCGTGGCCGGGGTCGCCGCCGCGGCCGAACTCGGCTACTCGGTACCGGCGGACGTGTCGGTGGTCGCCTGGGAGGACTCGGCGCTGTGCCGCATGGTCCGACCGTGGCTGTCCGCGCTGTCCCGGGACAGCGTGGAGTTCGGCCGCACGGCGGCCACGGAACTCACGGCACTGCTGGACGGCGGTCCGGCGCGCACGGTCCGGGTCCCGGTGCCGCAACTCATCGAACGCGAGAGCACGGGCCGGGCGCGCCGGGACTGA
- a CDS encoding amidase, whose translation MTSWVGRTAVEIAAAVHEKRVTAREVVAEHLARIERIDGRIGAFRTVRAQAALAEADEVGARDDLAELPLAGVPVAVKDNLAVRGEAMRIGSAATPDTPSGQDHVTVARLRAAGAVVVGLTNVPELCVFGTTEGVHGTALNPWDTTRTAGGSSGGSAAAVAAGLVPVALGNDGMGSLRIPAANCGVVTVKPGLGVVPAGIGDGDWFGMSENGPLATTVEDARLMLSVLADTEVVRPAEPAVHRIAVSLRSPLAGVTIGRPYTIAAREAAGLLIEAGHQVRRADPPYPLSLGLTSLAHWTAGTSVDARGLDRRLLTRRTRVHAAVGRRFERTVRGGTARAALRRRMDTFFAEYDVLLTPALARRSPKAGPWHERGWLRNIAANTAYSPMTPPWNLTGRPAMSVPLGTLPSGAPCAVQLVGRPGAEAELLELAAQLEAARPWPRTAPLER comes from the coding sequence GTGACCAGCTGGGTCGGACGGACCGCCGTCGAGATCGCCGCCGCCGTGCACGAGAAGCGGGTCACCGCGCGGGAGGTGGTGGCCGAGCACCTCGCGCGGATCGAGCGGATCGACGGCCGGATCGGCGCCTTCCGTACGGTCCGGGCGCAGGCGGCGCTCGCGGAGGCCGACGAGGTGGGCGCCCGCGATGACCTGGCCGAACTCCCCCTGGCGGGAGTGCCCGTGGCCGTGAAGGACAACCTGGCGGTGCGCGGCGAGGCCATGCGGATCGGCTCGGCCGCGACACCCGACACCCCGTCCGGGCAGGACCATGTCACCGTGGCCCGGCTGCGGGCGGCGGGCGCGGTGGTCGTGGGGCTGACGAACGTGCCGGAGCTGTGTGTGTTCGGCACCACCGAGGGCGTGCACGGCACCGCCCTCAACCCGTGGGACACGACGCGCACGGCGGGCGGCTCGTCCGGTGGCAGCGCGGCGGCCGTCGCCGCCGGCCTGGTACCGGTCGCGCTGGGCAACGACGGCATGGGCTCGCTGCGCATCCCGGCGGCCAACTGCGGTGTCGTCACCGTCAAGCCGGGCCTCGGAGTGGTCCCGGCGGGCATCGGCGACGGCGACTGGTTCGGCATGTCGGAGAACGGGCCGCTGGCGACGACCGTGGAGGACGCCCGGCTGATGCTGTCCGTCCTCGCGGACACCGAGGTCGTACGGCCCGCCGAGCCGGCCGTCCACCGCATCGCGGTCTCGCTGCGCAGCCCGCTCGCCGGGGTCACGATCGGCAGACCGTATACGATCGCGGCCCGCGAGGCGGCCGGCCTGCTGATCGAAGCGGGGCACCAGGTGCGCCGCGCCGACCCGCCGTACCCGCTGTCGCTGGGCCTCACCTCGCTCGCCCACTGGACGGCGGGCACGTCCGTCGACGCCCGGGGGCTGGACCGGCGGCTGCTGACCCGCCGCACCCGGGTGCACGCCGCCGTCGGGCGGCGCTTCGAGCGGACCGTGCGCGGCGGCACGGCCCGCGCGGCGCTGCGCCGCCGAATGGATACGTTCTTCGCGGAGTACGACGTGCTGCTCACCCCGGCGCTGGCCCGCCGTTCCCCCAAGGCCGGGCCGTGGCACGAGCGGGGCTGGCTGCGCAACATCGCGGCCAACACCGCCTACTCGCCGATGACGCCGCCGTGGAACCTGACCGGCCGGCCCGCCATGTCGGTGCCGCTGGGCACGCTGCCCTCGGGGGCGCCGTGCGCCGTGCAGCTCGTGGGACGGCCGGGGGCGGAGGCGGAACTGCTGGAACTGGCCGCCCAGTTGGAGGCCGCGCGCCCCTGGCCGCGGACGGCGCCGCTGGAACGGTGA
- a CDS encoding GNAT family N-acetyltransferase, with translation MLIREATAEDWPSIWPFWHRIVAAAETYAWDPDTSEEAARALWMSPAKRVYVAEDDSEAVVGSAYLTPNYGGPAARIANAGFMVDPDRAGRGVGRALAEHVLSEAAAHGYRGMVFNAVVETNPAVALWTSLGFTVLGTVPDAYDHPRLGPLGLHIMYKAL, from the coding sequence ATGCTGATCAGGGAAGCAACGGCCGAGGACTGGCCGAGCATCTGGCCCTTCTGGCACCGCATCGTCGCCGCCGCCGAAACCTACGCCTGGGACCCGGACACCTCCGAGGAGGCCGCCCGCGCCCTGTGGATGAGCCCGGCCAAGCGCGTGTACGTCGCCGAGGACGACTCCGAAGCCGTGGTCGGCTCCGCCTACCTCACTCCCAACTACGGTGGCCCCGCCGCCCGGATCGCCAACGCCGGCTTCATGGTCGACCCCGACCGCGCCGGCCGCGGCGTCGGACGCGCCCTGGCCGAGCACGTCCTGTCCGAGGCCGCGGCCCACGGTTACCGGGGCATGGTGTTCAACGCCGTCGTCGAGACCAACCCGGCGGTCGCGCTCTGGACCTCCCTGGGATTCACCGTCCTCGGCACCGTGCCCGACGCGTACGACCACCCCCGGCTCGGCCCCCTGGGCCTGCACATCATGTACAAGGCCCTGTAG